Genomic DNA from Flavobacterium sp. N502540:
TACCAGTAAAAAGAAAAAGACGCCCTTAAGAGTGTTCAGTCGCTAGGGGACAAAAACTTAGGGGGATTGTGGATGTTCCCCGTATTGAATCTCTACAAAACAATTTTTGAGGTTAGATGATAGTGTTATGTAGTTTAAGGAGACAATGACTATGGTTGATTACAAGTGGCAATACCATTTAGGTGCAATAAAATATACTCCGCCAGGAGTAAAATATCGGTAGAAAGAATAAGGCCCCCATTGAAAAAATGTCCGTAGGGATTATATGTGTTTCCAGATGAGATTTTATAGGAAAAAAATATGGCATGGTAAAAATGTAAAAATTATCTGAAATACAGGAATTTAATCTTTTGTTTATTCTTTAAATTTGAAAGAATATCAAAAAACGAATCTTGTGGAAAATCAAAATATTCTGTCGAAAACCTGGTATTTGTTACGAACCACTATTTTAGAGTTCAATGACGATAATGCCATCAAGCTAAGCGCAGCTTTGTCGTATTATACCATATTTGCATTACCGCCTTTATTGATCATTATTATAACCATCTGCGGTTTCTTTTTTGGAGAAGAGGCGGTAACCGGGGAGTTGTACGGGCAAATCAACCGTTTAGTAGGGAACGATGCCGCAATTCAAATTCAGGACGCAATCAAAAATGTGCAATTGTCTGATAGTAATGTTTTTGTAACAATTTTTGGAGTTGTGATGCTTTTAATAGGAGCTTCGGGAGTTTTTGCCGAAATACAAAGTTCAATTAATTTTATCTGGGGGCTGCGCGCGAAACCGAACAAAGGGCTTAAAAAATTCATTCAGAATCGGATTATGTCTTTCTCTATGATTGTTTCTGTTGGATTTCTAATGCTCGTAAGTTTAATGTTAAATGCGGTTTTAGATGTCTTAAATGCGAGATTAAAACTATATTTAGCCGACAGTACAGTGTATTTGTTTTACGTCATAAATTTGATCATTGTTTTAGGTAGTATCACCTTGCTTTTTGCAATTATATTCCGAACTTTACCAGATGGCCTTATAAAGTGGAAAGACGCTTTCATTGGCGCCGGGTGTACCGCAATCCTTTTTATGATAGGTAAATTTGCAATTGGATTTTATTTGGGAAACTCAACAATTGCAAGTGTTTATGGCGCAGCAGGATCAGTAATAATCATTTTGGTTTGGGTGTATTATTCCGCAATTATTTTATATTTTGGAGCCGAGTTTACTAAAGTATATGCTAAAACGTACGGAGGGAAGATTGCTCCGAATGGCTATTCGGTCGAAATTAAAAAAGAGATATTTGAAATTCAAGAACAAACAGAAATTTCATAAGTTTTGATGATTCAGAAATGTAGTTTATGGTTTTATGGAAATACTTAAAACAGGTGAAACGGGTAACAAAAAACAGTAAATTTTAAAATAAAGTATATGAAAATTGTAGCCTTTGGAGGAAGTAACAGTCAGCATTCGATAAACAAACAGCTGGCGACTTATGCGGCAAGTTTATTCGACAATGGAACGGTTGAGGTTTTAGATCTTAATGATTTTGCCATGCCTTTGTTTAGTGTCGATTTAGAAAAAGAAATTGGTCAGCATGAGCTGGCAAAAACATTTTTGCAAAAGATTGAAAATGCAGATCTGTTGGTAATTTCTTTGGCAGAAAACAACGGAAATTACTCTGCGGCTTTCAAGAATTTGTTTGATTGGAGTTCGAGGATCATGAAAGAAATTTTTCAGCAAAAACCAATGCTTTTAATGGCTACTTCGCCGGGA
This window encodes:
- a CDS encoding NADPH-dependent FMN reductase; its protein translation is MKIVAFGGSNSQHSINKQLATYAASLFDNGTVEVLDLNDFAMPLFSVDLEKEIGQHELAKTFLQKIENADLLVISLAENNGNYSAAFKNLFDWSSRIMKEIFQQKPMLLMATSPGARGGASVLEIANNALPRYGAQIKATFSLPAFNANFDLEENKISNEELNKELKDIIKSSF
- a CDS encoding YihY/virulence factor BrkB family protein, which produces MENQNILSKTWYLLRTTILEFNDDNAIKLSAALSYYTIFALPPLLIIIITICGFFFGEEAVTGELYGQINRLVGNDAAIQIQDAIKNVQLSDSNVFVTIFGVVMLLIGASGVFAEIQSSINFIWGLRAKPNKGLKKFIQNRIMSFSMIVSVGFLMLVSLMLNAVLDVLNARLKLYLADSTVYLFYVINLIIVLGSITLLFAIIFRTLPDGLIKWKDAFIGAGCTAILFMIGKFAIGFYLGNSTIASVYGAAGSVIIILVWVYYSAIILYFGAEFTKVYAKTYGGKIAPNGYSVEIKKEIFEIQEQTEIS